A stretch of [Clostridium] innocuum DNA encodes these proteins:
- a CDS encoding sodium:alanine symporter family protein, with the protein MDKLMLMNDQLNAVVWGKYMIFFLLFTGFWLMLRTRFLPFTHARLILRKTLGSLGKGDKGDGVTPFQAVATALAGTLGVGSVVGVTTALTMGGPGALLWMCVSAIFGMMTKYAEVVLAIHYRTRERDGTFIGGPMTTLENGCHMGFLGILFAVLCIFASFGIGNVTPANTIAHTITSYISIPSWSIGLIMALFIAWIIFGKGNLIMRFNEITIPVISVLYIAACLYLIVLHADALPQALRLVWYDAMRPMAGVGGIGGFVISRAMHFGISRGVFSNEAGMGSSPISHACVSHANAIEQGFWGIFEVFFDTIVVCTITGLMILTSGLLDSGMEGVALTVACFTSGFGHLGGIIFSFSIVAFAIPSILGWYYYARECLRYLFKGKLMLYIYQGVFLVLLVFGAQLQLTFVWDVADTLNGLMAIPNLISLVILCRVVVKLTKEYLEEHGSD; encoded by the coding sequence ATGGATAAACTGATGCTGATGAATGATCAACTCAATGCGGTTGTATGGGGGAAGTACATGATCTTTTTTTTATTGTTTACGGGCTTCTGGCTCATGCTGCGTACCAGATTCCTTCCCTTTACCCATGCACGGCTGATTCTGCGTAAAACATTGGGCTCACTGGGAAAAGGTGATAAGGGGGATGGGGTTACTCCCTTTCAGGCTGTAGCGACCGCACTGGCTGGAACACTGGGAGTCGGCAGTGTGGTGGGCGTTACCACGGCTTTGACGATGGGAGGGCCGGGTGCACTGCTGTGGATGTGCGTCAGTGCCATCTTTGGCATGATGACCAAATATGCAGAGGTTGTGCTTGCCATCCATTATCGTACGAGGGAACGGGATGGCACCTTTATCGGCGGACCGATGACAACACTGGAGAACGGCTGCCATATGGGCTTTCTCGGTATTTTGTTTGCCGTGCTTTGTATTTTTGCATCCTTTGGTATCGGGAATGTCACACCGGCAAATACGATTGCACATACGATCACATCTTATATTTCCATACCTTCCTGGAGCATAGGTCTCATCATGGCGCTTTTTATTGCCTGGATCATATTCGGAAAGGGAAATCTTATCATGCGGTTTAATGAAATTACGATTCCTGTGATTTCCGTGCTTTATATTGCCGCGTGTCTGTATCTGATTGTATTGCATGCCGATGCGCTGCCGCAGGCACTGCGACTTGTATGGTATGATGCTATGCGTCCCATGGCCGGGGTTGGCGGTATCGGCGGCTTTGTCATCAGCCGGGCCATGCATTTCGGTATTTCCAGAGGCGTATTTTCCAATGAAGCGGGGATGGGAAGCTCACCGATCTCCCATGCCTGCGTTTCTCATGCCAATGCAATCGAGCAGGGGTTCTGGGGAATCTTTGAGGTGTTCTTCGATACGATTGTCGTCTGTACGATTACCGGTCTGATGATTTTGACCAGTGGACTGCTCGACAGCGGGATGGAGGGGGTGGCATTAACGGTTGCCTGCTTTACCTCCGGCTTCGGTCACCTCGGCGGTATCATATTTTCCTTTTCCATTGTTGCCTTTGCGATTCCCTCCATTCTCGGCTGGTATTATTATGCGCGGGAGTGTTTACGGTATCTGTTTAAGGGAAAACTGATGCTGTATATCTATCAGGGGGTTTTTCTGGTACTGCTGGTTTTCGGAGCACAGCTGCAGCTGACATTCGTATGGGATGTTGCGGATACGCTGAACGGACTCATGGCGATACCCAACCTGATTTCTCTGGTAATTTTATGCCGAGTTGTGGTAAAATTAACGAAAGAGTATTTGGAAGAACATGGGAGTGATTAG
- a CDS encoding class I SAM-dependent methyltransferase, which produces MLSKRFCFRKAQPMTSGILYPCRVVSQFRRPTGFGGRCATRVMNIMNRAQYNRVLKELPLQGRILDIGFGNGNMLKRVLKKGCRSVYGTEISESCMTAVEWKLLPSLQQGYLKLAMGSAESLPFADACMDTVYSVNTIYFWESLDKGLCEIARILKPQGTLLLAFYDKRFMSRLPLREYGFQLYDPKDVKAALKHNGYTSIEVYEVKKEKSYCIRAKRGNV; this is translated from the coding sequence ATGCTGTCGAAAAGGTTTTGTTTCAGGAAGGCACAGCCTATGACCTCTGGAATTCTGTATCCTTGCAGGGTAGTGTCGCAGTTTCGCAGGCCAACCGGCTTTGGCGGACGCTGTGCAACGCGAGTAATGAATATTATGAATCGCGCACAGTATAACCGGGTTTTAAAGGAACTGCCGCTGCAGGGACGTATTCTGGATATCGGCTTTGGAAACGGAAACATGCTGAAGCGAGTGTTGAAAAAGGGCTGCCGCAGTGTTTATGGGACGGAAATCAGTGAAAGCTGTATGACTGCGGTGGAATGGAAGCTGCTGCCAAGCCTGCAGCAGGGATATCTGAAGCTTGCTATGGGCAGTGCCGAATCCTTGCCATTTGCAGATGCCTGCATGGATACGGTATACAGCGTGAACACGATTTATTTCTGGGAATCACTGGACAAGGGGCTGTGTGAGATAGCACGTATACTCAAGCCGCAGGGTACGCTGCTTTTGGCCTTCTATGATAAGCGTTTTATGTCACGTCTTCCCCTACGTGAATACGGCTTTCAGCTATACGATCCAAAGGATGTGAAAGCGGCATTGAAGCATAACGGATATACGTCTATTGAGGTTTATGAAGTGAAAAAGGAAAAATCCTATT
- a CDS encoding DJ-1/PfpI family protein, which translates to MNVMCIVTDGFEELEAVGTIALLRRAGIRIDVYAIDHTAATGRFDITISNLADVKDVNTADYDMLFLPGGPHYQKLEADERVLSILKDFMDQGKLVSAICAAPTILGKQGYLKGRKYTCFTSMNEDFGGTYVDQYAVIDGTIITGRSAAAVIDFAFAIIEKLEGRKKVEEVKASIYY; encoded by the coding sequence ATGAATGTTATGTGTATAGTAACGGATGGATTTGAAGAGCTGGAGGCTGTCGGTACGATTGCACTGCTTCGAAGAGCAGGTATCAGGATTGATGTCTATGCGATTGATCATACAGCAGCAACCGGACGCTTTGATATTACCATCAGCAATCTGGCAGATGTTAAGGATGTGAATACGGCAGACTATGATATGCTGTTTCTGCCGGGCGGTCCGCATTATCAGAAGCTGGAAGCCGATGAACGTGTGCTTTCCATTTTAAAGGATTTTATGGATCAGGGAAAGCTGGTGAGTGCAATCTGCGCAGCACCGACCATTCTAGGAAAACAGGGTTATCTCAAGGGTAGAAAATACACCTGTTTTACAAGTATGAATGAGGATTTCGGCGGAACGTATGTGGATCAGTATGCGGTAATTGATGGAACAATCATCACCGGAAGAAGTGCAGCCGCTGTGATTGATTTTGCCTTCGCCATCATTGAAAAGCTGGAGGGAAGGAAAAAGGTAGAGGAAGTGAAGGCATCGATTTATTATTAA
- a CDS encoding winged helix-turn-helix transcriptional regulator, which translates to MIKEAMECEVTEVHTDTVARLKDTLLSQEQFQNLGTLFKMFSDPTRLKILSALFQEELCVCDLSELLEMTHSAVSHQLSVLRQNRLIKYRRSGKNIYYSLDDEHIQLIFDAGLSHIMEG; encoded by the coding sequence ATGATAAAGGAAGCTATGGAATGTGAAGTAACAGAGGTGCATACGGATACCGTTGCAAGATTAAAGGATACTCTGCTGAGTCAGGAACAGTTTCAGAATCTGGGTACCCTGTTTAAGATGTTTTCGGATCCGACAAGACTGAAAATACTGAGTGCGCTGTTTCAGGAAGAACTATGTGTATGTGATTTGTCGGAGCTGCTGGAAATGACACACTCCGCAGTTTCCCATCAGCTGAGCGTTCTTCGGCAGAATCGCCTGATAAAGTACCGCAGAAGCGGGAAAAATATTTACTATTCTCTGGATGATGAACATATTCAGCTCATATTTGATGCAGGTTTATCCCATATTATGGAGGGATGA
- a CDS encoding glycerate kinase, with product MKVVIACDSYKGCMTSREVAERIELGIRQVDDAVITTSYVIGDGGEGTVEAFHETCHGRKQPVSTTDAYGKKIISEYTIIENGETAVIEVANIIGLNMHERDKRAPFFGSSYGVGTVMLDAAAQGCRKIIIGLGGSATNDGGMGLLQALGCRFYDSCHKYLSPQAMNLEKVRYIDFNRLNKLEGIELIAACDVKNHLLGENGATYVFGKQKGFFPNQIRKIDLGMENFRNQVRRYLHVDIDSFDGGGAAGGIGAVLIGILHANMISGIELLLSFSDMEEQVKDCDLVITGEGQSDRQTMFGKVPVGILKVANRHHKPCICISGALGIGYQELYDLGFIGIYSIADRAMTFQQALDNAPDKLTATTYGVMKTVMYYMNRINGNRG from the coding sequence ATGAAGGTTGTAATTGCCTGTGATTCTTACAAGGGCTGTATGACTTCAAGAGAGGTTGCCGAACGTATTGAACTGGGGATTCGACAGGTGGATGATGCTGTTATCACAACATCCTATGTCATTGGTGACGGCGGGGAAGGGACAGTGGAGGCATTTCATGAAACCTGTCACGGAAGGAAACAGCCGGTAAGTACCACGGATGCTTATGGAAAGAAAATCATAAGTGAGTACACGATCATTGAGAATGGTGAAACAGCAGTGATCGAGGTAGCAAATATCATAGGATTAAATATGCATGAGCGGGATAAGCGGGCACCGTTTTTCGGCAGCAGCTACGGTGTAGGTACCGTTATGCTGGATGCGGCTGCACAGGGCTGCAGGAAAATTATCATCGGCTTGGGCGGAAGTGCAACCAATGACGGCGGAATGGGTCTTCTGCAGGCACTGGGGTGCCGGTTTTATGACAGCTGCCATAAATATCTTTCACCGCAGGCGATGAATCTGGAAAAGGTTCGCTATATTGATTTCAATCGGCTGAACAAGCTGGAGGGTATTGAACTGATTGCGGCCTGTGATGTGAAAAATCATCTGCTGGGAGAAAACGGGGCAACCTATGTATTCGGAAAACAGAAGGGTTTTTTCCCGAATCAGATTCGTAAAATCGATCTGGGAATGGAAAATTTCCGCAATCAGGTGCGGCGGTATCTGCATGTGGATATTGATTCCTTTGACGGCGGAGGAGCGGCAGGGGGCATCGGTGCTGTTTTAATCGGTATCCTGCATGCGAACATGATTTCCGGCATTGAACTGCTGCTATCCTTCAGTGACATGGAGGAGCAGGTGAAGGATTGTGATCTTGTGATTACAGGAGAAGGGCAAAGTGACCGTCAGACGATGTTTGGAAAGGTTCCGGTGGGAATCCTGAAGGTTGCCAACCGCCATCATAAGCCATGTATCTGTATCAGCGGTGCCTTGGGAATCGGATATCAGGAGCTTTATGATCTTGGATTTATCGGAATATACAGTATAGCGGATCGGGCTATGACGTTTCAGCAGGCTTTGGATAATGCTCCGGATAAGCTGACAGCCACCACCTATGGGGTAATGAAAACGGTTATGTATTACATGAATCGCATCAACGGGAACAGAGGATGA